Genomic segment of Ficedula albicollis isolate OC2 chromosome 3, FicAlb1.5, whole genome shotgun sequence:
GTTTCATAAAGAACAATTTGGCAGCACATCTCATTTCACACACATTCAAAAGCTGCTTTGAACTTGAGCAAATTCAGCTAGGTGCAGTAAGAGAACAAGGCAGTGACAGTCATAAGCAGAACAAGATCACAGAGCCCCAATAACTAGTCCATGAGGTAGGAAGAGAACAGAACAAGAGTCTTGTATAGCCTTTTTTCGCTACAGTTAGGGAGGAGGGGACTGTGAATCCAAAAAAGACCACATTGTTTCCCCCAAGTGCACCTGTGAAAACATCTGTTGATTGTCTTCGAACACTTGCAAGAGAGGGAAGCCATTACATGACCAACACCTTTAACCTCCTAGCCACCAAAGGCAGCAAGatgtccccagcagcacactAGGGAATGCCTTCTTGGGGAAGAGCAGccacccccagctgcagctccagcccaccAGTACCTACTACCCACCTGATGATGGTTATGAACTGTGCCATGGTCAGCTCCTCGGGAACCAGAAACTTGGTTTTGTCCAAGAGAGGAAGGTATTTCTCTTTCTGGTATCTCTCAACAATTACCTGTTTTAATTAGAGTCACACTTAGCAAACTCTAAAACATCCAGGTCCCTTTCCCGCCCCTCACACGCTTCTTCCCTTAAACAGCGGCAACAGCCTCGGATAACAAACCAGAGATTTACCGGGATTTTGGTCGGGAACTTGGCTCGGATCCCTGCTACCTCTTCCCGCCGGGTGGCTGCGgggcagagaagagaagagaagcgTTAGGTGAGGGCACAGCCCCTCCGTGCCCCTCGCAGCCCCTCCGAGCCCCGGCGCCCCTACCGAGACTCTTCCGGAGCTTGAAAGGCCGGTCCGGCTGCGTCCCGGGCGCCGCCCGCATCCTCCCGCCTCGGGGCCGCCGCTGCGCCCGCGCtcggaccgggaccgggaccgggaccgcCCGGACCGGGATTGCCCCGCTCGGACCGGGAccgccccgcccccccccccccccccccccccccccccccccccccccccccccccccccccccccccccccccccccccccccccccccccccccccccccccccccccccccccccccccccccccccccccccccccccccccccccccccccccccccccccccccccccccccccccccccccccccccccccccccccccccccccccccccccccccccccccccccccccccccccccccccccccccccccccccccccccccccccccccccccccccccccccccccccccccccccccccccccccccccccccccccccccccccccccccccccccccccccccccccccccccccccccccccccccccccccccccccccccccccccccccccccccccccccccccccccccccccccccccccccccccccccccccccccccccccccccccccccccccccccccccccccccccccccccccccccccccccccccccccccccccccccccccccccccccccccccccccccccccccccccccccccccccccccccccccccccccccccccccccccccccccccccccccccccccccccccccccccccccccccccccccccccccccccccccccccccccccccccccccccccccccccccccccccccccccccccccccccccccccccccccccccccccccccccccccccccccccccccccccccccccccccccccccccccccccccccccccccccccccccccccccccccccccccccccccccccccccccccccccccccccccccccccccccccccccccccccccccccccccccccccccccccccccccccccccccccccccccccccccccccccccccccccccccccccccccccccccccccccccccccccccccccccccccccccccccccccccccccccccccccccccccccccccccccccccccccccccccccccccccccccccccccccccccccccccccccccccccccccccccccccccccccccccccccccccccccccccccccccccccccccccccccccccccccccccccccccccccccccccccccccccccccccccccccccccccccccccccccccccccccccccccccccccccccccccccccccccccccccccccccccccccccccccccccccccccccccccccccccccccccccccccccccccccccccccccccccccccccccccccccccccccccccccccccccccccccccccccccccccccccccccccccccccccccccccccccccccccccccccccccccccccccccccccccccccccccccccccccccccccccccccccccccccccccccccccccccccccccccccccccccccccccccccccccccccccccccccccccccccccccccccccccccccccccccccccccccccccccccccccccccccccccccccccccccccccccccccccccccccccccccccccccccccccccccccccccccccccccccccccccccccccccccccccccccccccccccccccccccccccccccccccccccccccccccccccccccccccccccccccccccccccccccccccccccccccccccccccccccccccccccccccccccccccccccccccccccccccccccccccccccccccccccccccccccccccccccccccccccccccccccccccccccccccccccccccccccccccccccccccccccccccccccccccccccccccccccccccccccccccccccccccccccccccccccccccccccccccccccccccccccccccccccccccccccccccccccccccccccccccccccccccccccccccccccccccccccccccccccccccccccccccccccccccccccccccccccccccccccccccccccccccccccccccccccccccccccccccccccccccccccccccccccccccccccccccccccccccccccccccccccccccccccccccccccccccccccccccccccccccccccccccccccccccccccccccccccccccccccccccccccccccccccccccccccccccccccccccccccccccccccccccccccccccccccccccccccccccccccccccccccccccccccccccccccccccccccccccccccccccccccccccccccccc
This window contains:
- the MAP1LC3C gene encoding microtubule-associated proteins 1A/1B light chain 3C, with the translated sequence MRAAPGTQPDRPFKLRKSLATRREEVAGIRAKFPTKIPVIVERYQKEKYLPLLDKTKFLVPEELTMAQFITIIRSRMALTATQAFYLLVNNKSLASMSLTMAEVYRDYKDEDGFVYMTYASQEMFGCLLPTAQGKTMERFQKT